The following nucleotide sequence is from Halogeometricum borinquense DSM 11551.
GTGAGGTCCACGAACTCCTCGACGGGCGTGATTCGCTCGATGTCCGTTACGGCCGAGGCGTCGTGAACGTTCGCGGCGGCGGGAGCAAACACGTCCCGTCCGTGGAACGTGTTACTCGGCACGTCGTCGTAGGCCACGTCGTACACGTCGAAGTCATCGCCAGCGATTTCCCGGACCGCCGGTAGCACGACGCCGTTGTCAGGCGCGACGAACGTGTGTTCGCCCGCCTCGACGACGATGGCTGCGCGGTCGGTGCCGACGCCGGGATCGACGACGACGAGGTGCGTCGCTGCCGGAAAGTACGGGAGGACTTCCCGAAGCCAGAACGCCGTCGCTCGAACGTCCTGTCTGGGAAAGTCGTGAGCGACATCCACGAGTCGGGCGTCGGTTCGACTGAGCAACACACCCTTCATCGCGGCCGGATACGGGGTCCCGAAGTCCGAAGACAGCGTGATCATCGTATCAGTTTCTCGCCCGCCGCGGGCCATGTCGTTTTCGGCGTCGGATCGGTGCCCTCGTTTCTCGCGTCCGAGGCTCAGAGGAACGTCGCCACCCCCGGGTCGAACCCGAGTTCCAGACGGTCTCGTTCGGGAACTGCCGCCACTCTGACGACGACTGAACGACCCGCCCAGCGACAGTGCAGGCGAGTTACGTCCCCGAGGAACTCCGTGGTCTCCACCGTAGCCGTGAGGCGGTTCGTCTTCGGCACCGTTGCTGTTTCTCCCGCTGTTTCCGTCGGTGCTTCCGTCATCGTCGCCGCCGAGAGATGTTCCGGACGGACGCAGAACTGAACTGTCTCACCCACGTCGGCGTCCGTGGGCGGGAGCTCGAAGCTGGTGTCAGCGACGCGAACGACCGTCTTCTCGTCAGTGGCGTCGAGAACCGCTCCCGAGAAGACGTTGTTGTCACCGACGAACGTGGCGACGAACTCCGTCTCTGGACGGCGATAGATGTCCTGTGGCGTGCCGACCTGTTCGACGCGTCCACCGTTCATCACGGCCACGCGGTCGGAAACGGCCAACGCTTCCTCTTGGTCGTGCGTAACGTACAGCGTCGTCACGTTGAGTTCCTTCTGCACGCGCTTTACGCTCCGACGGAGCTGTTCACGGAGGCGTGCGTCTAGCGCACTCATCGGCTCGTCTAAGAGGAGTACGTCGGGCTCGGGAGCGAGTGCGCGGGCGAGGGCGACACGTTGCTGTTGCCCGCCGGAGAGGTTGTCGGGGTCGCGGTCGCCCATCTCGCCGAGATTCATCATTGCCAGTAGTTCCGAGACGCGTTCGTCCACCGTCATCCCGGTGGGCGGGTCGTCGAACTTCAGGCCGTAGGCGACGTTCTCGCGGACGGTCATGTGTGGAAAGAGTGCGTAGTTTTGGAACACCACGCCCACGTTGCGGTCCTCCGTCGGTGTCGAACTCACATCTTCCCCATCAAACCGGACGACGCCGTCGGTTGGCGTTTCCAGTCCGGCAACGAGACGAAGCGTCGTCGTCTTTCCGCATCCGGAGGGACCCACGAGCGTGAAGAATTCACCCTCATCCACCGAAAGCGACACCTCGTGAAGCGCAGTCGTCGCTCCGTACTCCTTTCGAACACCGTCGAGTTCGAGTGCCACCACGTCACAACACCTCTACGGGACCGACCGATAGCACGCCGAGAACGGCCGACATCGTCTCCGTTGAGTCACCAGCCGAAGATATAACCGTCGAATCAGTCGCCCACGGTGGTCGGTCCATCGAGCGACATTCGCCTCAGTCAGCGGACGCCGACTCGCTCGACTCGGAGAACAGGCCGCGACTCGTCGAAAAGCGGTAGAAGACGAAGAGACCGATGGCGGCCGCGACGTTCGAGAGCGTTACGGCCCAGAAAACGGCATGGACGCCCATGCTGAGGACGTAGACGCCTACGACGGCAATCGGGAGGCGGACCACCCAGTACTGCACGAGCGTCGAGTACATGCTCAGGTCGGTGCGTCCGGCACCGCTGAATCCGGCTTCGATGACGTAGATGAACGCGAACGCCCAGTAGCCGTACGCGAGGATGCGGAGATAATCGATCGTCCATGTGAGCGTTTGGCCGCTGATTTCTGGGATAAACGTCTGTGCGAGGAGTGTCGGTGATGTCCACTGGAAGAGGCCGATGACTCCCAAGGCGACAGCACCGAGGAGAACACCGAAGCGAGTCGCCGCAGCGGCCCGCTCCGGCTCATCAGCGCCAATATTTTGCCCGACGACGCTCGTCGTCGCAGAGGAGAGTCCCTGTATCGGAACGAACGCGACAGTCGAGAGGCGTGCACCGACGGTGTATGCGGCAATTCCGGCTGCTCCGCCCGCCAACGTGACGATCGAAATCATCACCGCACGAGCGATCTGGCGTCCGGCGTTCTTCGCCGCGATGGGACTTCCGGTGCGGATGATTTGCCCG
It contains:
- a CDS encoding SAM hydrolase/SAM-dependent halogenase family protein, with the protein product MITLSSDFGTPYPAAMKGVLLSRTDARLVDVAHDFPRQDVRATAFWLREVLPYFPAATHLVVVDPGVGTDRAAIVVEAGEHTFVAPDNGVVLPAVREIAGDDFDVYDVAYDDVPSNTFHGRDVFAPAAANVHDASAVTDIERITPVEEFVDLTFPAPVVGDGQATGEVLVVDDFGNVVTNVPGRVLDGLEQVSVNGEPAPVGDSYAAVEPGDRLVTVGSHGNVEFAVNRGRGDDAFGLAVGDTVTLEY
- a CDS encoding ABC transporter ATP-binding protein, translated to MVALELDGVRKEYGATTALHEVSLSVDEGEFFTLVGPSGCGKTTTLRLVAGLETPTDGVVRFDGEDVSSTPTEDRNVGVVFQNYALFPHMTVRENVAYGLKFDDPPTGMTVDERVSELLAMMNLGEMGDRDPDNLSGGQQQRVALARALAPEPDVLLLDEPMSALDARLREQLRRSVKRVQKELNVTTLYVTHDQEEALAVSDRVAVMNGGRVEQVGTPQDIYRRPETEFVATFVGDNNVFSGAVLDATDEKTVVRVADTSFELPPTDADVGETVQFCVRPEHLSAATMTEAPTETAGETATVPKTNRLTATVETTEFLGDVTRLHCRWAGRSVVVRVAAVPERDRLELGFDPGVATFL